The sequence acattctgggcaTGAATATTGCTTCACCCCCTTGTGAAATCTCCGGTGTTTAATAAGAGTAGCTATATGgttaaaatatttcccacattctgaacatgaatacggcttctcccccgtgtgaattctctgatgtataacaagacaGGATTTctggataaaacatttcccacattctgaacatgaatatggcttctctcctgtgtgagctCTCCGGTGTTTAATAAGAGTAGCTTTATGgttaaaatatttcccacattctgaacatgaatacggcttctcccccgtgtgaattctctgatgtataacaagacctgatttctggttaaaacatttcccacattctgaacatgaatatggcttctcccctgtgtgagttctttggtgtataataagATTTGATTTCCGGGTAaaaaattttccacattctgaacaggaaaatTGCTTCTCCCGTGTGTGAACTTTTTGATGCCTTATAAGTTTGGATTTCTGGCTGAAATATCTCCCACAATCTGAACATGGAAATGGTTTCTCAcatgtgtgacttctctgatgtttaaGTAGAGATGCTTTTTGGTAAAAACAtcttccacattctgaacaagaaatTTTTTTCTTCCCTGTGTGGGTGTCCTGATGCGTGTGGAGACCTGCTTTCATGCTTACCTGCCCGTCACTTTCTGAAGAAGAAcatggcttctcctctgtgtgagttctctgttTAACAAGATTTCCTTTTACAGTGAAATCCTTCCCATTGATTTCTGAATTTTTATATACAGAAATCTTCTCCCCTGTCTTATTTCTTTGATATACATCACTTCTAGTGTGATATTTGATTTGCTTAATGGTCTCTGATAATTCGTTTGTTGGGACTGGATTGTTTCGGTGAAGGTCGGAGGATGCATCTGGGATATTTTCATCCTCTTCAGATGTATCTGGTGTGACACAACGATCCTCTGCCTTAAAATCTAAAGATATGAGATTTCCCTCTGAGCTCCGGCTACAGTCATCTGCAaaggaaataataaataaatgattgAAGGCGATCACCCCCCATTGCCTTCTAACTAATGACACAACCATTCATAACCCCCAACTGTGAATTATATTATAACGTGATTGGTAGAAATTGATGGTGCATTAATcagaaaaaaattctatacattggggcacatttactaagggtccgcacgccgTATTTTAGTCGGGTTTCGCAATtcttttccattttgccctgaattgccttggggtttttggcgcacgtgatcggattgtgtcgcatcagcgccagcttgcttgcgacacaaatgggggggcgtggccatcggacaacccgactgattcggacaaaccgtggaatttaaaaagcaaattgtgtcgcaagatcagcacttacatgcaccgggaagaagaaggtgaactccggcggacctgagcagggaagcgacaaatgcaggaaattggacacacagacccgaatcctcgtcggacaacgcacaatggggatcgcaacgggacgggtaagtaaatgtgccccattttgtgttAATAAGTAATGTGCCGGTGCACCATCATCATG comes from Engystomops pustulosus chromosome 6, aEngPut4.maternal, whole genome shotgun sequence and encodes:
- the LOC140065392 gene encoding uncharacterized protein isoform X2 is translated as MKAGLHTHQDTHTGKKKISCSECGRCFYQKASLLKHQRSHTCEKPFPCSDCGRYFSQKSKLIRHQKVHTREKQFSCSECGKFFTRKSNLIIHQRTHTGEKPYSCSECGKCFNQKSGLVIHQRIHTGEKPYSCSECGKYFNHKATLIKHRRAHTGEKPYSCSECGKCFIQKSCLVIHQRIHTGEKPYSCSECGKYFNHIATLIKHRRFHKGVKQYSCPECGKCFIQRSDLVKHLRSHTGEKLYSCSECGKCFIHIATLIKHRRVHTGEKPYSCSECGKCFIQKSALVIHQRSHTGEKPYTCSECGKCFGQKSHCDTHFKIHTREKQFSCLQCGKCFTQKATLVIHQRTHTGEKPFSCSECGKCFAQRSNFVSHLRIHTGK